A window from Setaria italica strain Yugu1 chromosome VIII, Setaria_italica_v2.0, whole genome shotgun sequence encodes these proteins:
- the LOC101766463 gene encoding probable indole-3-pyruvate monooxygenase YUCCA11: protein MEEVVVLIVGAGPAGLATAACLGRCSVPYLVVEREDCSASLWRHRTFDRVKLHLAKEFCALPYMPYPDGTPTYVPKQEFIKYLDSYAEHFCIKPRYCTSVESAAYDEGARRWVIAARDTVAGTEIQYVVRYLVVATGENAVGRIPEIPGIESFPGEATHSSTYKSGGRYAGQRVLVVGSGNSGMEIAYDLASHGADTSIVVRSPVHIMTKDLIRLGMTLVQHIPIKIVDLLLVTIANFTFGDLSKHGIVRPKTGPLLMKSKTGRSPVINVGTVGLIKKGIIKVFGEISNIIGNKVEFGCGKESYFDAIVFATGYKTTVNLWLKDDKCMLNSDGFPKKGYPNHWKGQNGLYCAGFARRGLAGISMDANNIANDIVSAVDFLPD from the exons ATGGAGGAGGTGGTTGTGCTCATCGTCGGCGCCGGCCCGGCAGGGCTGGCCACGGCTGCATGCCTTGGCCGGTGCTCCGTCCCCTACCTTGTCGTTGAGCGTGAGGACTGCAGCGCGTCGCTGTGGCGCCACCGCACCTTCGATCGCGTCAAGCTTCACCTGGCCAAGGAGTTCTGCGCCCTGCCGTACATGCCGTACCCGGACGGCACCCCAACCTACGTCCCCAAGCAGGAGTTCATCAAGTACCTCGACAGCTATGCCGAGCATTTCTGCATCAAGCCCAGGTATTGCACTTCTGTCGAGTCAGCAGCATACGATGAGGGAGCTCGCCGCTGGGTCATCGCGGCACGCGACACGGTCGCCGGCACGGAGATCCAGTACGTGGTGAGGTACCTGGTCGTGGCCACGGGTGAGAATGCCGTGGGTAGGATCCCGGAGATCCCTGGGATAGAGAGCTTCCCCGGGGAGGCTACTCACTCCTCGACCTACAAGTCAGGAGGCCGCTATGCTGGTCAGAGGGTGCTCGTGGTTGGCAGTGGCAACTCAGGAATGGAGATCGCCTACGATCTTGCAAGCCACGGTGCCGACACCTCCATTGTTGTTCGTAGCCCG GTTCACATAATGACCAAGGACTTGATCCGCTTGGGAATGACATTGGTCCAACATATACCGATTAAAATAGTGGATCTTCTTTTAGTGACTATAGCCAATTTCACTTTTGGGGATCTCTCAAAGCATGGCATTGTGAGGCCTAAAACTGGCCCTCTCCTCATGAAATCAAAAACCGGTAGATCTCCTGTAATTAATGTTGGGACAGTAGGGTTAATCAAGAAAGGTATCATCAAG GTGTTTGGGGAAATATCGAACATCATTGGAAACAAAGTCGAATTCGGATGTGGGAAGGAAAGTTACTTCGACGCCATCGTGTTTGCAACAGGCTACAAAACCACTGTAAATTTGTGGCTCAAG GATGACAAGTGCATGCTCAACAGTGATGGATTTCCTAAGAAAGGTTACCCCAATCACTGGAAAGGTCAAAATGGTCTCTATTGTGCTGGTTTTGCAAGGAGAGGATTGGCTGGTATTTCCATGGATGCTAACAACATTGCCAATGACATCGTTTCTGCTGTAGACTTTTTGCCTGATTAA